The following are encoded in a window of Sandaracinaceae bacterium genomic DNA:
- a CDS encoding 1-acyl-sn-glycerol-3-phosphate acyltransferase translates to MSKPKLSIALLTVGETLRICAPTVLESATGPVPRERCNARLAQWSAAAVRHAEIETFVEGLEHVDTTRPHLVISNHQSTYDIFVLMHLYPATLRMIAKKEMFRIPVLGPAMAAAEFVNIDRGDHQRARDALDLARKHIESGIHVWIAPEGTRSEDGRLLPFKSGGFMLALQTGIPILPVTVIGTNEVLPAKHVRVRPGKRAGVRFHAPVDPMAFGMERRAELMEHVRRTIDSGLPEQFRSYPAASRA, encoded by the coding sequence ATGTCCAAGCCCAAGCTCAGCATCGCGCTCCTGACCGTCGGGGAGACCCTCCGCATCTGTGCGCCCACCGTGTTGGAGTCCGCCACCGGGCCGGTGCCGCGCGAGCGCTGCAATGCGCGGCTCGCGCAGTGGTCGGCGGCGGCCGTGCGGCACGCCGAGATCGAGACGTTCGTGGAGGGCCTCGAGCACGTGGACACCACCCGCCCGCACCTGGTCATCTCCAACCACCAGAGCACCTACGACATCTTCGTGCTCATGCACCTCTACCCGGCCACGCTGCGCATGATCGCCAAGAAGGAGATGTTCCGCATCCCCGTCTTGGGGCCCGCCATGGCCGCGGCCGAGTTCGTCAACATCGACCGCGGCGACCACCAGCGCGCCCGCGACGCCTTGGATCTGGCGCGAAAGCACATCGAGTCCGGCATCCACGTGTGGATCGCCCCCGAGGGCACCCGCTCGGAGGACGGGCGCCTGCTGCCGTTCAAGTCCGGCGGCTTCATGTTGGCGCTGCAGACGGGCATCCCCATCCTGCCGGTCACCGTCATCGGCACCAACGAGGTGCTGCCCGCCAAGCACGTGCGCGTGCGCCCGGGCAAGCGAGCGGGCGTTCGCTTTCATGCGCCCGTGGACCCCATGGCCTTCGGCATGGAGCGTCGCGCCGAGCTCATGGAGCACGTGCGCCGCACCATCGACAGTGGCCTGCCCGAGCAGTTCCGCAGCTACCCCGCGGCGTCGCGCGCCTGA
- a CDS encoding pentapeptide repeat-containing protein, translating into MDLVLCESETERTITGGCGGGADLSNLDLSQGALASGDFSDTVLDGANLTDADLTGANLEGTATGNLVGCSGATLHSDYECVARGDDPARFALIGPNLNLDGVDLSGVAIDGAFLNSSSFVGATLDNISLTNVNLQSANLTDASLTMAAIFESNLRDARLMGADLTSAVLTGTFTGSVVSCPANLPSLSFACVTPVLPVSRFSIVGPDVDLTNVSFDGVDLSTQNLEGTLLDGVSFVGANLDSASLRDASGTGVRFDQADMSWIDLTAATLPGAVFLDAVIDRSSNDNANLAGASFQNADLLNASFIGSDLTNANFLFANLEMSNFANADGSSPANLTNARLRAVEACPSALPLLFGCLALPNVVGFNAILGPGVDLSNGNFSDASLASWNLAGANLSSANLQGSSLSLTNLSMANLTGATGTPLFPEAAIYSDTTCPNGTNSNAASSTCVGQGF; encoded by the coding sequence GTGGACCTGGTGCTCTGCGAGTCCGAGACCGAGCGCACGATCACGGGGGGGTGCGGCGGGGGCGCAGATCTGTCGAACCTCGACCTGTCGCAGGGCGCGCTGGCAAGCGGGGACTTCAGCGATACCGTCCTCGACGGCGCCAACTTGACGGACGCGGACCTGACGGGAGCAAACCTCGAGGGGACGGCCACGGGAAACTTGGTCGGATGCTCGGGTGCAACACTGCACAGTGACTACGAGTGCGTCGCGCGCGGCGACGACCCTGCGCGCTTTGCCCTGATCGGGCCGAACTTGAACTTGGATGGGGTGGACCTCTCGGGCGTTGCGATAGACGGTGCTTTTCTCAACAGTTCGAGCTTCGTGGGCGCCACGCTCGACAACATCAGCCTCACGAACGTCAACCTGCAGTCCGCGAACCTGACGGATGCGTCCCTGACCATGGCCGCCATCTTCGAGTCGAACCTGAGAGACGCGCGGCTGATGGGAGCAGACCTCACCAGTGCCGTGCTCACAGGCACCTTCACGGGCAGTGTGGTGAGCTGCCCGGCGAACCTTCCTTCGTTGAGCTTTGCATGCGTCACCCCGGTGCTGCCGGTGTCGCGCTTCAGCATCGTCGGGCCCGATGTGGACCTCACCAACGTGAGTTTCGACGGCGTCGACCTGTCGACGCAGAATCTCGAAGGCACCCTCCTGGATGGCGTCAGCTTTGTGGGGGCCAACTTGGACAGTGCCTCCCTGCGCGATGCCTCGGGGACTGGGGTCCGGTTCGACCAGGCCGACATGTCTTGGATAGACCTGACGGCTGCCACGCTCCCCGGAGCAGTTTTTCTCGATGCAGTCATCGATCGAAGTAGCAACGACAACGCCAACTTGGCTGGCGCCTCTTTTCAGAATGCCGACTTGCTCAACGCGAGCTTCATCGGGTCGGACTTGACCAACGCCAACTTCCTGTTCGCCAACCTCGAGATGTCGAACTTCGCGAACGCAGACGGGTCCTCCCCCGCCAACTTGACGAACGCGCGCCTACGGGCCGTCGAAGCGTGTCCATCCGCCCTGCCGTTGCTCTTTGGCTGCCTCGCGCTGCCCAACGTGGTTGGGTTCAACGCCATCCTGGGGCCGGGCGTGGATCTCTCGAACGGTAACTTCAGCGACGCGTCGTTGGCGAGCTGGAACTTGGCGGGCGCGAATCTGTCTAGCGCGAACCTGCAGGGCTCCAGTCTCTCGTTGACGAACCTCTCCATGGCGAACCTCACGGGGGCCACCGGTACCCCCCTGTTCCCTGAGGCTGCCATCTACTCGGACACCACGTGTCCGAACGGAACCAACAGCAACGCAGCGTCTTCCACCTGCGTCGGTCAAGGCTTCTGA
- a CDS encoding sigma 54-interacting transcriptional regulator: MTGSEGSPGALLAGRYAFEAELSPGGSGRVMRVRDIALGEVFVAKAVDPANAALLAAELDALREVRHPGVVQPRELLRLTQALGPPFVLPAGTAVLVASWVPGQTLAAHGPCASWQDLAELGAALAGALSELHRANVVHGDVSPNNVMMTPEGPVWIDLGHAGAPRLTGPGASGTLGFMAPEAFAGARTPGTDLFALAATLLSVAPSGPRDAASELTLAEAHERALGVRHTLAERLLGAPVPLAELLGAMLAPDAAARLDDADEVARRLRWVSTPAAAEVDADARASGRAGKRSPERLASALRHAPFVGHTEALERVVNAVRARSAAGLPATLVEVAGPPGSGRERFAHELAQRLQRLAFDAGWVVPTVTRSQALPPPPAHPAILIGHDGLDSARALRFLDATEVQRAPCVVVMSGSPSSEDATSDHDHTGDPRHVRATLRPVDAPSVGALLARVFGEEPSDAEVDAALQLSGGLVGTLCAVLATHALDGSLTRPRDLPRLSSRSRASHGALPKLPTATLELLERAALCRDGLPLDGDAPEGLSAALTLGLLSTSSAGLLVPRADVREALLAGLTRARRVSIANALLGNVDDALVHAHLALEADDPRRAEEELTTALRRAPAHSPGGAPPERVFELAARLPAPSPATRCATAEWLRRAGEPTLALSLLGGARDSAAALLRAEILRQRGDVTGAQQALATVANVELDAGMNEVFLRTAGRLALELERRAGGTARVVSTRGTGQLNVAEQVTVAELLGAFRAAQPETFDESPAYHEVRATSAWQAGDAERCDTDAETASALYLRRGLPGEAARASALRALVAQRRGDAAAAYAHGRRAFELAEGAGERLAAAVYGLNLGLACFEQGRLGEALTRVRSGAEQIAELGNDALLAHATLNLAHIHQAFGDDTAAAELLPLAERSALRAGQSNVATHADLTWAGIELRRGKRQASLARLDSALERISACGEEARPLLLARAALGLAEAGLVARAHEVLSAHELAEASQQADTTRVVQLARGTLALTGTSGERREAADALATRPQDGHGWERTLDAALLQGELLDRLGDGPASVSALRRARSMLDLALDSLPNALRPLLLSTSRYHAALRVAPLDDGATPSGGRAGDVFRELPTWMQRFIQAGPPTRLMQRIADAAQALTRAERGFLVEREPTGSWLTLASTEEAPGPALAFSRSVASRALATGRVVSALDAVEDAQLATSGSVLGIGTRSVLAAPLRCPGRELVLYVDDRLRPAAFDPLSEDVFAACAQLAGLALRASLDAAELHANQQALATAEAALRAHVDTQREEITSLRRAVASADRGGIIAGPGPMRQALELAERAAASAVPVLLLGESGTGKELVARHLHEHSERRGQRFISENCAAIPDTLLESALFGHERGAFTGADRARQGLFHAADGGTLFLDEIGEMSAAMQSKLLRVLQNGEVRAVGGSRVSHVNVRLVTATHRDLRAMVAAGTFREDLYYRVTVVTLELPPLRERRSDIPLLVRHFVSKHQPGQARRITPEAMQRLVTAPWPGNVRQLENEVQRLLVMAGDPIDVRDVAAMVAVTAAPGADADAPLAGSLALRDHVDALERRLITEAMARTDSNQTRAALTLGISRYGLQKMMKRLGLRS, encoded by the coding sequence TTGACAGGTTCCGAGGGGAGTCCAGGGGCGCTCCTCGCGGGCCGCTACGCGTTCGAGGCCGAGCTCTCGCCAGGCGGCTCCGGCCGCGTGATGCGGGTGCGCGACATCGCGCTGGGCGAGGTGTTCGTGGCCAAGGCCGTGGACCCCGCCAACGCCGCCCTGCTGGCGGCCGAGCTGGACGCGCTGCGTGAGGTCCGGCACCCCGGCGTGGTGCAACCGCGTGAGCTGCTGCGTCTGACCCAGGCGCTGGGCCCGCCCTTCGTGCTGCCGGCGGGAACGGCCGTGCTGGTGGCCAGCTGGGTGCCGGGGCAGACGCTCGCGGCCCACGGTCCGTGCGCCTCCTGGCAGGACCTCGCGGAGCTGGGCGCCGCGCTGGCGGGCGCCCTGAGTGAGCTGCACCGCGCCAACGTGGTGCACGGCGACGTGTCTCCCAACAACGTGATGATGACGCCCGAGGGCCCCGTGTGGATCGACCTCGGACACGCTGGCGCGCCGCGCCTCACGGGGCCAGGCGCCTCCGGCACGCTGGGCTTCATGGCGCCCGAGGCCTTCGCAGGCGCGCGCACCCCGGGCACGGACCTCTTCGCGCTGGCGGCCACTTTGCTGTCTGTGGCACCGAGTGGGCCGCGTGATGCGGCATCGGAGCTCACCCTGGCGGAGGCGCACGAGCGCGCGCTCGGCGTGCGGCACACGTTGGCAGAGCGGCTACTGGGCGCCCCCGTGCCGCTCGCCGAGCTGTTGGGCGCCATGTTGGCCCCCGACGCGGCCGCCCGCCTGGACGACGCCGACGAGGTGGCGCGGAGGCTGCGCTGGGTGAGCACACCGGCCGCCGCAGAAGTAGATGCCGACGCTCGGGCGAGCGGGCGCGCAGGGAAGCGCAGCCCGGAGCGCTTGGCCAGCGCGCTGCGCCATGCGCCGTTCGTGGGCCACACCGAGGCGCTCGAGCGGGTGGTGAACGCGGTGCGCGCACGGTCCGCGGCGGGGCTGCCGGCGACCTTGGTGGAAGTGGCGGGTCCCCCGGGCAGCGGACGAGAGCGCTTTGCACACGAACTGGCTCAGCGCCTCCAGCGGCTGGCGTTCGACGCCGGCTGGGTGGTGCCCACGGTCACGCGGAGCCAGGCCCTGCCCCCCCCACCGGCGCACCCCGCGATCCTCATCGGACACGATGGGCTCGATTCCGCCCGGGCGCTGCGCTTTCTGGACGCCACCGAAGTGCAGCGCGCGCCGTGTGTGGTGGTCATGTCGGGCTCGCCGTCCAGCGAGGATGCCACGTCGGACCACGACCACACCGGGGACCCCCGCCACGTGCGGGCGACGCTTCGGCCGGTGGATGCACCCAGCGTGGGTGCTCTTCTGGCGCGTGTGTTCGGCGAAGAACCCAGCGACGCCGAGGTGGACGCGGCGCTCCAGCTCTCGGGAGGGCTGGTGGGGACGCTGTGCGCCGTGCTGGCCACGCACGCCCTCGACGGCAGCCTCACACGCCCTCGCGACCTGCCACGCCTGAGTTCGCGTTCACGGGCCTCCCATGGCGCGCTGCCGAAGCTGCCCACCGCCACCCTGGAGCTGCTGGAGCGCGCCGCTCTGTGCCGCGACGGGCTGCCGCTCGACGGCGACGCTCCCGAGGGGCTCTCGGCGGCGCTCACGCTGGGGCTGCTCTCCACCTCGAGCGCGGGGTTGTTGGTGCCGCGAGCCGACGTGCGCGAAGCCCTCCTGGCGGGGCTCACACGAGCGCGCCGCGTCAGCATCGCCAACGCGCTGCTGGGGAACGTGGACGATGCGCTGGTGCACGCCCACCTGGCGCTCGAGGCGGATGACCCGCGCCGCGCGGAGGAAGAGCTGACCACGGCGCTCCGCCGTGCCCCTGCGCACAGCCCGGGGGGTGCGCCCCCAGAGCGTGTCTTCGAGCTGGCCGCCCGCCTCCCGGCGCCCTCCCCCGCCACGCGCTGCGCTACGGCCGAGTGGCTCCGTCGAGCAGGCGAACCCACGCTGGCTCTCTCGCTCCTGGGCGGTGCCCGAGACTCGGCGGCGGCGCTTCTGCGGGCGGAGATCCTGCGTCAGCGCGGCGACGTCACGGGAGCCCAGCAGGCGCTCGCCACGGTGGCCAATGTGGAGCTGGACGCCGGGATGAACGAAGTGTTCCTGCGCACCGCGGGGCGCTTGGCGCTGGAGCTCGAACGGCGGGCAGGCGGGACGGCGCGTGTGGTCTCCACCCGCGGCACCGGACAACTGAACGTGGCCGAACAGGTGACCGTGGCCGAGCTGCTCGGCGCGTTCCGCGCAGCCCAGCCCGAGACCTTCGACGAGTCACCCGCCTACCACGAGGTGCGGGCGACGAGCGCTTGGCAGGCTGGAGACGCCGAGCGCTGCGACACCGACGCCGAGACGGCCAGCGCCCTCTACCTGCGCCGCGGGCTGCCCGGCGAGGCCGCACGTGCCAGCGCGCTGCGAGCCTTGGTGGCCCAGCGGCGTGGCGATGCCGCAGCCGCGTATGCGCACGGGCGGCGTGCATTCGAGCTGGCCGAGGGCGCCGGCGAGCGGCTGGCGGCAGCGGTGTACGGGCTGAACCTCGGCCTCGCCTGCTTCGAGCAGGGCCGCCTGGGCGAGGCGCTGACGCGGGTGCGCTCGGGCGCCGAGCAGATCGCCGAGCTGGGCAACGACGCGCTCCTGGCGCACGCCACGCTGAACCTGGCGCACATCCACCAGGCCTTCGGCGATGACACCGCCGCCGCCGAGCTGCTCCCGCTGGCCGAGCGGAGCGCGCTGCGCGCGGGCCAATCCAACGTGGCCACCCACGCGGACCTCACGTGGGCGGGCATCGAGCTGCGCCGCGGGAAGCGCCAAGCGTCATTGGCACGTCTCGACTCGGCCCTCGAGCGCATCTCTGCGTGTGGCGAAGAGGCACGCCCCCTGCTGCTGGCGCGCGCTGCGCTGGGCCTCGCCGAGGCGGGGCTCGTGGCGCGTGCGCACGAGGTGCTGAGCGCGCACGAGCTCGCCGAGGCGTCGCAGCAAGCGGACACTACGCGGGTGGTGCAGCTGGCCCGAGGAACCTTGGCGCTCACGGGGACCAGCGGGGAGCGCCGCGAGGCAGCCGATGCGCTCGCCACGCGGCCCCAGGACGGGCACGGCTGGGAGCGCACGTTGGACGCCGCGCTGCTGCAGGGCGAGCTGCTGGACCGCCTGGGGGATGGACCCGCTTCGGTGAGCGCGCTGCGGCGTGCCCGCAGCATGCTGGACCTGGCGCTCGACTCGCTGCCCAACGCCCTCCGTCCGCTGCTGCTGAGCACCTCGCGCTATCACGCCGCGCTGCGCGTGGCCCCGCTCGATGACGGCGCCACGCCGAGCGGCGGGCGTGCTGGCGATGTCTTCCGCGAGCTGCCCACATGGATGCAACGCTTCATCCAGGCCGGCCCCCCCACCCGGCTGATGCAGCGCATCGCCGACGCGGCGCAGGCCCTCACCCGCGCCGAGCGGGGCTTCCTGGTGGAGCGTGAACCCACCGGCAGCTGGCTGACGCTGGCCTCCACCGAGGAGGCGCCCGGCCCCGCGCTCGCGTTCTCGCGCTCGGTCGCCAGCCGCGCGCTCGCCACGGGGCGCGTGGTGTCAGCGCTCGATGCCGTCGAAGACGCTCAGCTGGCCACCAGCGGCAGCGTGCTGGGCATCGGCACACGCTCGGTGTTGGCCGCGCCGCTGCGGTGTCCGGGGCGCGAGCTGGTGCTGTACGTGGACGACCGCCTGCGCCCAGCCGCGTTCGACCCGCTCAGCGAAGACGTGTTCGCCGCGTGCGCGCAGCTCGCCGGCCTGGCCCTGCGCGCCAGCCTGGACGCCGCCGAGCTGCACGCCAACCAGCAGGCGCTGGCCACCGCCGAGGCGGCCCTGCGCGCGCACGTGGACACGCAGCGCGAGGAGATCACCAGCCTGCGGCGCGCGGTGGCCAGCGCAGACCGGGGCGGCATCATCGCCGGGCCGGGGCCCATGCGGCAGGCCCTCGAGCTGGCCGAGCGCGCCGCGGCCTCGGCGGTGCCCGTGCTGCTGCTGGGCGAGAGCGGCACCGGCAAGGAGCTGGTGGCGCGCCACCTGCACGAGCACAGCGAGCGCCGCGGCCAGCGCTTCATCAGCGAGAACTGCGCGGCCATCCCCGACACGCTCCTGGAGTCGGCGCTGTTCGGTCACGAGCGCGGCGCGTTCACGGGGGCAGACCGCGCGCGACAGGGCCTGTTCCACGCGGCCGACGGCGGCACGCTGTTCCTCGACGAGATCGGCGAGATGAGCGCGGCCATGCAGAGCAAGCTGCTGCGCGTGCTGCAGAACGGCGAAGTGCGCGCCGTGGGGGGATCGCGCGTGAGCCACGTGAACGTGCGGCTGGTCACCGCCACGCACCGCGACCTGCGCGCCATGGTGGCCGCCGGCACCTTCCGCGAGGACCTCTACTACCGCGTCACGGTGGTCACGCTGGAGCTCCCACCGCTGCGTGAGCGGCGCAGCGACATCCCCCTGCTGGTCCGCCACTTCGTGAGCAAGCACCAGCCCGGGCAAGCCCGTCGCATCACGCCCGAGGCCATGCAGCGGCTGGTGACGGCCCCCTGGCCGGGCAACGTGCGGCAGCTCGAGAACGAGGTGCAGCGCCTGCTGGTCATGGCTGGGGATCCCATCGACGTGCGCGACGTGGCCGCCATGGTGGCGGTGACCGCGGCCCCCGGGGCCGATGCCGATGCGCCGCTGGCCGGCTCGCTGGCCTTGCGCGACCACGTGGACGCGCTCGAGCGGCGGCTCATCACGGAGGCCATGGCCCGCACCGACAGCAATCAGACGCGCGCCGCGCTCACGCTGGGCATCAGCCGCTATGGCCTCCAGAAGATGATGAAGCGGCTCGGCCTGCGCAGCTGA
- a CDS encoding serine/threonine protein kinase, translating to MTTTSSMTVSLGIPSDAAALDGVRELERQRLRGLLRQRMFGQQAAPVRIGRFQIRRKLGEGAAGVVYAAFDPQMERQVALKVLMAQVADRRALIREARALAQLSHPNVLTIYEVNDESDLAYIVSELVEEGSLRDWMREPRTAAERSQMLLGIGQGVASAHRAGLVHRDLKPENVLVGDGRPRIADFGLARVWAAESGTLSGGTRVVGTPAYMPPEQRRGEAPNPKNDQYSFGVMGYELLFERHPFLVPAAEGDDLASPRFDPAAAIAPPASRHPCAAAWPVLERALRADPGARWPDVQALLGALDAAVPRATETPGRPRKARLLALAAVAAVLGLLVVGAWWRPWASSEPVTTEPSVADTGPDNARDVALFQAVRPMMDRMDWTGCADYLAEHANTETSRATWVTCAQASRDEARLDLACAAASRDPAPPAQCDAVVSEARRLHRTGRFQECVKVLWEAERTSSRSLVLFQCTSSLEGAARVFACMYGQQLNGQRGAPADCGLGEGILLDANGASVPVPEYAIGFALDGRRAACEKIASEHGQPDLAALCASPGSR from the coding sequence GTGACCACTACCTCCTCGATGACCGTGAGCCTCGGCATTCCCTCCGATGCGGCTGCCCTCGACGGCGTCCGCGAGCTGGAGCGGCAGCGCCTGCGTGGGCTCCTGCGCCAGCGCATGTTCGGTCAGCAGGCGGCCCCGGTGCGCATCGGACGCTTCCAGATCCGGCGCAAGCTGGGTGAGGGCGCGGCTGGCGTGGTGTACGCGGCGTTCGACCCACAGATGGAGCGGCAGGTCGCGCTGAAGGTGCTCATGGCACAGGTCGCGGACCGCCGGGCGCTCATCCGCGAGGCGCGCGCGCTGGCCCAGCTGAGCCACCCCAACGTGCTCACCATCTACGAGGTCAACGACGAGAGCGACCTGGCCTACATCGTGTCGGAGCTGGTGGAGGAGGGCTCGCTGCGCGACTGGATGCGCGAACCACGCACAGCGGCCGAGCGCAGCCAGATGCTGCTGGGCATCGGACAGGGCGTGGCCAGCGCGCACCGCGCGGGTCTGGTGCACCGTGACCTCAAGCCCGAGAACGTGCTGGTGGGCGATGGCCGTCCGCGCATCGCGGACTTCGGCCTGGCGCGTGTGTGGGCCGCCGAGAGCGGCACCCTGAGCGGCGGCACCCGCGTGGTGGGCACGCCGGCCTACATGCCGCCCGAGCAGCGGCGCGGGGAGGCCCCCAACCCCAAGAACGACCAGTACAGCTTCGGGGTCATGGGGTACGAACTGCTCTTCGAGCGGCACCCCTTCCTGGTGCCTGCCGCGGAAGGCGACGATCTGGCGAGCCCGCGCTTCGACCCCGCTGCTGCCATAGCCCCGCCCGCTTCGCGTCACCCGTGTGCGGCGGCGTGGCCCGTCCTCGAGCGTGCGTTGCGCGCGGATCCGGGCGCGCGCTGGCCCGACGTGCAGGCACTGCTCGGGGCCCTCGACGCGGCGGTCCCGCGTGCCACGGAGACGCCAGGCCGCCCACGCAAGGCACGGCTGCTCGCGCTCGCAGCAGTGGCTGCGGTGCTGGGGCTGCTGGTGGTGGGCGCGTGGTGGCGCCCCTGGGCAAGCTCGGAGCCCGTCACCACGGAACCCAGCGTCGCGGACACGGGGCCCGACAACGCGCGCGACGTGGCGCTGTTCCAAGCCGTGCGCCCCATGATGGACCGCATGGACTGGACGGGCTGCGCCGACTACCTGGCCGAGCACGCGAACACCGAGACCAGCCGCGCCACGTGGGTGACCTGCGCCCAGGCCTCGCGCGACGAGGCGCGCCTCGACCTGGCGTGTGCTGCGGCTAGCCGAGACCCCGCGCCGCCCGCGCAGTGCGACGCCGTGGTGAGCGAAGCGCGCCGCCTGCATCGGACGGGACGGTTCCAGGAGTGCGTGAAGGTACTGTGGGAGGCCGAGCGCACGAGCTCACGCTCACTCGTGCTCTTCCAGTGCACCTCGTCGCTCGAGGGCGCGGCGCGGGTCTTCGCCTGCATGTACGGCCAGCAGCTCAACGGACAGCGCGGGGCACCGGCAGACTGTGGGCTCGGCGAGGGCATACTCCTCGATGCCAACGGTGCTTCCGTGCCCGTCCCCGAGTATGCCATCGGCTTCGCGCTCGATGGGCGCCGCGCGGCGTGCGAGAAGATCGCCAGCGAGCACGGGCAGCCTGACCTCGCCGCGCTTTGCGCGAGCCCTGGGTCGCGCTGA
- a CDS encoding sigma-70 family RNA polymerase sigma factor → MTTATRTPNDDERALLEAWRAGDAAAGEVLFERHFDAIYSFFAGKLTIDVSDLVQRTFLGCLEARDRFRGDCSFRTFLYAIARHELYGYFRARHRGQALDFAISSLEDLSPGPSSLLHAGTDKARLAEALRGLPLELQVILELRFWQDLSGPDLALVLDLPEGTVRSRLRRGVTALRERMLKDPGSPTGAAAAARQLEEWSARLQVDEEAADA, encoded by the coding sequence ATGACCACGGCGACCCGCACCCCCAACGACGACGAGCGCGCGCTGCTCGAGGCGTGGCGCGCGGGCGACGCCGCCGCGGGGGAGGTCCTGTTCGAGCGGCACTTCGACGCCATCTACAGCTTCTTCGCGGGAAAGCTCACCATCGACGTGAGCGACCTGGTGCAGCGCACCTTCCTCGGGTGCCTCGAGGCGCGTGACCGCTTCCGCGGAGATTGCAGCTTCCGCACCTTCCTCTACGCCATCGCGCGCCACGAGCTGTACGGCTACTTCCGCGCGCGGCACCGCGGCCAGGCGCTCGACTTCGCCATCTCGTCGCTGGAGGATCTCTCCCCCGGGCCCAGCAGCCTGCTGCACGCAGGCACCGACAAGGCGCGCCTGGCCGAGGCGCTGCGTGGGCTGCCGCTCGAGCTGCAGGTCATCCTCGAGCTGCGCTTCTGGCAGGACCTCAGCGGCCCAGACCTGGCGCTGGTGCTGGACCTCCCCGAAGGCACCGTGCGCAGCCGCCTGCGGCGCGGCGTCACTGCGCTCCGCGAGCGCATGCTGAAGGACCCGGGCAGCCCCACCGGCGCCGCGGCAGCCGCACGCCAGCTGGAAGAGTGGTCCGCGCGCCTGCAAGTGGACGAAGAGGCCGCCGACGCGTGA
- a CDS encoding YaeQ family protein translates to MSQAVVLIRLGVELADVDRGVYETLDLRVAQHPSESEARVVVRCLARCLLHEEGLEFGRGLSNVEEPTLALPGPHGGYSLWVDIGAPSAERVHRASKLAERLVIVTDKDAATLRKEWGSRSIHAPDAIELLILPRGFVDQLAAVLGRNESWVVSLVEGTLSVTVRGESYACDPERTTLQAFLAAGA, encoded by the coding sequence GTGTCCCAAGCAGTGGTGTTGATTCGGCTCGGTGTGGAGCTCGCCGACGTGGACCGCGGCGTGTACGAGACGCTGGACCTGCGCGTGGCGCAGCACCCCTCGGAGTCCGAGGCGCGGGTGGTGGTGCGTTGCCTGGCCCGCTGCCTGCTGCACGAGGAGGGGCTCGAGTTCGGGCGCGGCCTGTCCAACGTGGAGGAGCCCACGCTGGCGCTGCCCGGGCCGCACGGTGGCTACTCGCTGTGGGTGGACATCGGCGCGCCCTCGGCCGAGCGCGTGCATCGCGCCAGCAAGTTGGCCGAGCGCTTGGTCATCGTCACCGACAAAGACGCCGCCACGCTGCGCAAAGAGTGGGGCAGCCGCAGCATCCATGCGCCGGACGCCATCGAGCTGCTGATCCTGCCGCGCGGTTTCGTGGACCAGCTGGCCGCGGTGCTGGGCCGCAACGAGTCGTGGGTGGTGTCGCTGGTGGAGGGCACGCTGAGCGTCACCGTGCGGGGTGAGTCGTACGCGTGCGACCCCGAGCGCACCACGCTGCAGGCGTTCCTCGCGGCCGGCGCCTGA